The genomic region TGTCTCCATCCTCTGTACAGAGCCTTATGAGAATCTCAATTGTCTCCACTGGTTTGTGCTCTATTAGAATTTTACCATACTCCTTTATTGTCATCCCTGCTTGACTTGCTTCAAGACTTGAAATATATTCCAAAGCCTCTTCATATCTATCAAGATCTTCAAGCAAAATTTTCAAGTACCACTCATGTCTCCCCGCTTTCTTTGCAACATACATTGCATGCTCATGATAATTGGCAGCACGACAAACCCTGATTGCTGTCTCCACATCAAACTTAAGTTCCCCAACACTGTCATCACTTTTAATAAACAGATTTAGCTTTTCAACATCCTTAAGTTTGGTGTAACAGTTCAATAGAAGAGTGGTGTGATCTTTAGAAGCAAGACCCTTCTCATGTAGTTTTTCCAAATAATTTGTCAGGTTGTAGATTCTTTGAGCATCCAAAAACTTCTGTATTACATAAGACGGTTCAAGGTGACCAATAGTATGAATGTATTGAGCCATTGCCTCATCATAGTCTTGCTTGCTATACAGATGATCTCCATATTTTCTTAGCACCTCAGCTGTGGCAGCAGCATCAGCTTGCTGAGTTTGAACAAGATTAATTGCTACCGTATATAGGTTCTTCTTAAATAACATGTCTAACTTGCTTTCCATGTCTTTTTCCCCTATACATAAAGCTGACTTGTCACTCATTATGAGTATGATGTTACCCCATTCATACAGCATGTGAGAAACCTCTTTAACCGACGCACTATGGGCTATTAAACGATTCTTCAGGTCATAAATGTTGAAAGTGTGCTTTCGTGTTCTTTGATCAGCAATGACACACAAAAGGTACCCTCGAAACCATCCTAGCAATTTCTTCTCTCCCTCAAAAGCCCAACATGGACCACGCCCATCAACTTCATAAAAATATACTGCCTCAGGTCGCCCAATCATCAGCTCCTGCCAATATTACAAACATGAAAATATTTAATATTCAGAGATAATATAAACATGAGAATATGCTAAAACTTATTATGAAGGAACAAAGACTGCATACAGAGCGGTCACTCATTGCAACACTGTGTCCATCACATCCAATCTGATCAAGGGTCTGCCTTCTTGGTGGTTGATCATGCAATGAGAACAAGCTCACTGAACTTGGAGTTACAGCAAACAGTTGTAGAGATCGACCATCTACCCTAAATCCAAGACCATTTATGGAGGACAGGGTTTTGTCTGAATAGCTTTCCACCTGAAGCTTGAATCGGCTGATACGTTCCCTTGCAATATCTCCTTTGATGCAGTAAATAGAACCATTGTCTAAGCCAATAGCTATGAGTAGTATAGGAGGCACTTCTTCTAAGACTAAAAAAGAAGTAATCTGCAGTGCAACAAATTTCCCGCATTGTAAGAAACTAAGAATAAGCAACTGAAATAGTCAATATACATTATTTTCAGCTTCTATATTCAGTATGCATAAAAGTCTCATTACCTGTGCCTCAGGAAACTGATTGGTGAATATACGCAATATCCCAACACAATCAGGACTCGTCATGCTTGAACTCtctggttgcatcttatcaaggTCAAAAACCTTCAGGCACAAAGGTGATTGCTGGGGAGAAAGTTGTTCATCTTCCCCAATAGTTACTAAGAAGTTGCGTTGCTGGTTAATCAACATACAAAAGAAAACTCCGTTGTTAAATTCAATTCAGAACCCCAGCAATATTCATCAACTACTCATACAAACATTTAATCACAGAAGTCTTTCACCAATCTTGAGGGGGGGAAAATATTACCAACCCTTTAAGTCTTTCATCAATTCGATATTAACACAGTAGACACTAGACAGTACAAAATGTtcagaaatcccaacaatgagaAAATAGCAACCCTTAGCAGCAAGGAGCAAATAGCAATGAGAAAAAAGGAACTCTTGCTAAAGAGTTACATACCTATTTAATCCAAAACAACAATTCCAACATTGAAGCACCTAAGTTTTATTATCTCCCTTATTTTTCCCAGTTTATATACTCCCTCATCTCTCTCAAACCCAACTATTTATCATCAAAAGTTGCTCGATGGTACCATCAACCAgcaatcaaacacaaaataaacaaaatcttaATGCAAATAAGTGAATAATTCAAATAAATGCAAGGTGAATTGCATACACATGTTACAGATTAATAATCTCCACACCTAAACAACTATCTCCAATCCAAATAACATTTCTATTTCACGGAGGCATCTACAGAGTGAAATCAATTGATTACCTTGAGCTGTTGAAGAAAGAGGACACTGGAAGCGTGAGGCTTGAAGGCGTAATTGAACTTGAGACCTCGATCAAACAAGCAAACGTTACCATCATCAAAACCAGTCACCACCTTTCCCCTGCCACTGGAACAGCAAGTGATCTTCTTCGTGGCGAGATCATCGTCTTCCTCGCCATCCGGAACCACGCATTTCGCCGCATACTTCTCCTCGAAGAACTCAAACTTCCTCCATTGATACATCGATCCGGCTTCACCAAAATGCTCCCTTCTTCTTTGAATCACTTCCCTTCTTTAGAGAAGGGTACCATCACCATGATTCTATCTACTCTCAGATACCTAGGCTTAGAGGTATAGAATACACGGAATtgcaattttttttagaaaaacagaataataataaaaatcagaACATATTCAAGATGTAGAACAAATAGCTGAATgaaaaaaatttgtaattggggatCTAGTGACGTGGAAGGAGAGAAGCGAaggaaaattgaatcaaatttaGAGAAGATGGAGAAGGAAAGGGGCACCAGTGCCTTTCTCGGTCCGTGAATGAGAGTGATCAATTGCGAACAGCGACGGTAGTTGTGAGACTCTCTCTGGCGGCGGCAGCGACGGTGGTGGTGGAGTAAGACGGGCAGTAGAGCGGCACGACGTGATGAGCTGGTAAAGAGATGAGCGGCGGTGGTATGGTGATCCTGAACTTATGTTGTTTCAACTTTCAACGTACGCAACGGACGGACGGAGTAAAAAAATTTGCTACtaatttagattttaatttaatttttagtcACCAATATTATgtaccaacaaaaaaaaatataataaaactctaCAAACAAGTGATTTATCTAGCCAACTTCAACTAAATCATCTAGGTACAGGCACTCCTAATGTATATCAGACTTTTAACGAATTAAACCCTAAAATGGTCTTTCAGATTGGCGTCGTACACTAAAATCGTTCCTGAGATTTCAATTGCATCAATTATATCCCTGAAATTGAAAaaagtgcaccatattagtccctgacctaTTTTTCATTAGCGATgtgatgacatggcatgatgatatggactgtaagtgacacatgtcacttcatgatttggccacgtgtaatggtatgatgatgtggtgaccagtgacacgtggcatgctgacgtggatggttgtgccacgtgtcacaatgttatttgacCACGTGTCcatttgtgccacgtgtcgcaaccttattcgtccacgtgtcatccatcatgtcatcgttgtatatacaccaaattagtccctcactttgcattaagtgattcattttagtccctgaaattgaatgtcgtgcaccaaactagtccattcaccagttttttctcattttttctataaattcaaaattctcaatatttttgaatgcattaattttaattcgattttttcacatgttcttcaaataaaagtgtttttataaaatattttttctcttgcgaaTACCCTAACCGCCAACTTAGAATTGACGTGAAGGGTTTTCAAGTACCTtcactaccatctccgacctctttcagtacttttataaaatattttttttcttgcgGATACCCCTAATAACCGCcgtcttggagttgacgtgaaggcatttcaagctTCTCTCattaccatctccgacctctttcgtcTAGATTGCAGAGGTCAAAGATGGTAGTGAAGGTGCTTGAAGTGCCTTCAATCTAGTTCATTTACACATAACGAAAACGTGTATttcataagaaaaaaatatttattttaattattaatttattgttaaaaacacatattttttatgaaaaaaatgtgtctaatcaatcatataattatttttttataataacatacttatatattataaaatttactaatgttaaattattaaaaaaattatataattaaaactaaaaagtaaaatcttaaaaaattttatgaaagcacttgtatttaaacgatatatgaaaaaatagaattgaaattagtgtatccaagatattaaaattttaaattaaaaaaaatgagaaacaattggtgaagggactagtttggtgcacgacattcaatttcaaggactaaaatgagtcacttaatgcaaagtgagggactaatttagtgcaggactaatttggtgcatatacaacgatgacatagtggatgacacgtggacgaatactgttgcgacacgtgNNNNNNNNNNNNNNNNNNNNNNNNNNNNNNNNNNNNNNNNNNNNNNNNNNNNNNNNNNNNNNNNNNNNNNNNNNNNNNNNNNNNNNNNNNNNNNNNNNNNNNNNNNNNNNNNNNNNNNNNNNNNNNNNNNNNNNNNNNNNNNNNNNNNNNNNNNNNNNNNNNNNNNNNNNNNNNNNNNNNNNNNNNNNNNNNNNNNNNNNNNNNNNNNNNNNNNNNNNNNNNNNNNNNNNNNNNNNNNNNNNNNNNNNNNNNNNNNNNNNNNNNNNNNNNNNNNNNNNNNNNNNNNNNNNNNNNNNNNNNNNNNNNNNNNNNNNNNNNNNNNNNNNNNNNNNNNNNNNNNNNNNNNNNNNNNNNNNNNNNNNNNNNNNNNNNNNNNNNNNNNNNNNNNNNNNNNNNNNNNNNNNNNNNNNNNNNNNNNNNNNNNNNNNNNNNNNNNNNNNNNNNNNNNNNNNNNNNNNNNNNNNNNNNNNNNNNNNNNNNNNNNNNNNNNNNNNNNNNNNNNNNNNNNNNNNNNNNNNNNNNNNNNNNNNNNNNNNNNNNNNNNNNNNNNNNNNNNNNNNNNNNNNNNNNNNNNNNNNNNNNNNNNNNNNNNNNNNNNNNNNNNNNNNNNNNNNNNNNNNNNNNNNNNNNNNNNNNNNNNNNNNNNNNNNNNNNNNNNNNNNNNNNNNNNNNNNNNNNNNNNNNNNNNNNNNNNNNNNNNNNNNNNNNNNNNNNNNNNNNNNNNNNNNNNNNNNNNNNNNNNNNNNNNNNNNNNNNNNNNNNNNNNNNNNNNNNNNNNNNNNNNNNNNNNNNNNNNNNNNNNNNNNNNNNNNNNNNNNNNNNNNNNNNNNNNNNNNNNNNNNNNNNNNNNNNNNNNNNNNNNNNNNNNNNNNNNNNNNNNNNNNNNNNNNNNNNNNNNNNNNNNNNNNNNNNNNNNNNNNNNNNNNNNNNNNNNNNNNNNNNNNNNNNNNNNNNNNNNNNNNNNNNNNNNNNNNNNNNNNNNNNNNNNNNNNNNNNNNNNNNNNNNNNNNNNNNNNNNNNNNNNNNNNNNNNNNNNNNNNNNNNNNNNNNNNNNNNNNNNNNNNNNNNNNNNNNNNNNNNNNNNNNNNNNNNNNNNNNNNNNNNNNNNNNNNNNNNNNNNNNNNNNNNNNNNNNNNNNNNNNNNNNNNNNNNNNNNNNNNNNNNNNNNNNNNNNNNNNNNNNNNNNNNNNNNNNNNNNNNNNNNNNNNNNNNNNNNNNNNNNNNNNNNNNNNNNNNNNNNNNNNNNNNNNNNNNNNNNNNNNNNNNNNNNNNNNNNNNNNNNNNNNNNNNNNNNNNNNNNNNNNNNNNNNNNNNNNNNNNNNNNNNNNNNNNNNNNNNNNNNNNNNNNNNNNNNNNNNNNNNNNNNNNNNNNNNNNNNNNNNNNNNNNNNNNNNNNNNNNNNNNNNNNNNNNNNNNNNNNNNNNNNNNNNNNNNNNNNNNNNNNNNNNNNNNNNNNNNNNNNNNNNNNNNNNNNNNNNNNNNNNNNNNNNNNNNNNNNNNNNNNNNNNNNNNNNNNNNNNNNNNNNNNNNNNNNNNNNNNNNNNNNNNNNNNNNNNNNNNNNNNNNNNNNNNNNNNNNNNNNNNNNNNNNNNNNNNNNNNNNNNNNNNNNNNNNNNNNNNNNNNNNNNNNNNNNNNNNNNNNNNNNNNNNNNNNNNNNNNNNNNNNNNNNNNNNNNNNNNNNNNNNNNNNNNNNNNNNNNNNNNNNNNNNNNNNNNNNNNNNNNNNNNNNNNNNNNNNNNNNNNNNNNNNNNNNNNNNNNNNNNNNNNNNNNNNNNNNNNNNNNNNNNNNNNNNNNNNNNNNNNNNNNNNNNNNNNNNNNNNNNNNNNNNNNNNNNNNNNNNNNNNNNNNNNNNNNNNNNNNNNNNNNNNNNNNNNNNNNNNNNNNNNNNNNNNNNNNNNNNNNNNNNNNNNNNNNNNNNNNNNNNNNNNNNNNNNNNNNNNNNNNNNNNNNNNNNNNNNNNNNNNNNNNNNNNNNNNNNNNNNNNNNNNNNNNNNNNNNNNNNNNNNNNNNNNNNNNNNNNNNNNNNNNNNNNNNNNNNNNNNNNNNNNNNNNNNNNNNNNNNNNNNNNNNNNNNNNNNNNNNNNNNNNNNNNNNNNNNNNNNNNNNNNNNNNNNNNNNNNNNNNNNNNNNNNNNNNNNNNNNNNNNNNNNNNNNNNNNNNNNNNNNNNNNNNNNNNNNNNNNNNNNNNNNNNNNNNNNNNNNNNNNNNNNNNNNNNNNNNNNNNNNNNNNNNNNNNNNNNNNNNNNNNNNNNNNNNNNNNNNNNNNNNNNNNNNNNNNNNNNNNNNNNNNNNNNNNNNNNNNNNNNNNNNNNNNNNNNNNNNNNNNNNNNNNNNNNNNNNNNNNNNNNNNNNNNNNNNNNNNNNNNNNNNNNNNNNNNNNNNNNNNNNNNNNNNNNNNNNNNNNNNNNNNNNNNNNNNNNNNNNNNNNNNNNNNNNNNNNNNNNNNNNNNNNNNNNNNNNNNNNNNNNNNNNNNNNNNNNNNNNNNNNNNNNNNNNNNNNNNNNNNNNNNNNNNNNNNNNNNNNNNNNNNNNNNNNNNNNNNNNNNNNNNNNNNNNNNNNNNNNNNNNNNNNNNNNNNNNNNNNNNNNNNNNNNNNNNNNNNNNNNNNNNNNNNNNNNNNNNNNNNNNNNNNNNNNNNNNNNNNNNNNNNNNNNNNNNNNNNNNNNNNNNNNNNNNNNNNNNNNNNNNNNNNNNNNNNNNNNNNNNNNNNNNNNNNNNNNNNNNNNNNNNNNNNNNNNNNNNNNNNNNNNNNNNNNNNNNNNNNNNNNNNNNNNNNNNNNNNNNNNNNNNNNNNNNNNNNNNNNNNNNNNNNNNNNNNNNNNNNNNNNNNNNNNNNNNNNNNNNNNNNNNNNNNNNNNNNNNNNNNNNNNNNNNNNNNNNNNNNNNNNNNNNNNNNNNNNNNNNNNNNNNNNNNNNNNNNNNNNNNNNNNNNNNNNNNNNNNNNNNNNNNNNNNNNNNNNNNNNNNNNNNNNNNNNNNNNNNNNNNNNNNNNNNNNNNNNNNNNNNNNNNNNNNNNNNNNNNNNNNNNNNNNNNNNNNNNNNNNNNNNNNNNNNNNNNNNNNNNNNNNNNNNNNNNNNNNNNNNNNNNNNNNNNNNNNNNNNNNNNNNNNNNNNNNNNNNNNNNNNNNNNNNNNNNNNNNNNNNNNNNNNNNNNNNNNNNNNNNNNNNNNNNNNNNNNNNNNNNNNNNNNNNNNNNNNNNNNNNNNNNNNNNNNNNNNNNNNNNNNNNNNNNNNNNNNNNNNNNNNNNNNNNNNNNNNNNNNNNNNNNNNNNNNNNNNNNNNNNNNNNNNNNNNNNNNNNNNNNNNNNNNNNNNNNNNNNNNNNNNNNNNNNNNNNNNNNNNNNNNNNNNNNNNNNNNNNNNNNNNNNNNNNNNNNNNNNNNNNNNNNNNNNNNNNNNNNNNNNNNNNNNNNNNNNNNNNNNNNNNNNNNNNNNNNNNNNNNNNNNNNNNNNNNNNNNNNNNNNNNNNNNNNNNNNNNNNNNNNNNNNNNNNNNNNNNNNNNNNNNNNNNNNNNNNNNNNNNNNNNNNNNNNNNNNNNNNNNNNNNNNNNNNNNNNNNNNNNNNNNNNNNNNNNNNNNNNNNNNNNNNNNNNNNNNNNNNNNNNNNNNNNNNNNNNNNNNNNNNNNNNNNNNNNNNNNNNNNNNNNNNNNNNNNNNNNNNNNNNNNNNNNNNNNNNNNNNNNNNNNNNNNNNNNNNNNNNNNNNNNNNNNNNNNNNNNNNNNNNNNNNNNNNNNNNNNNNNNNNNNNNNNNNNNNNNNNNNNNNNNNNNNNNNNNNNNNNNNNNNNNNNNNNNNNNNNNNNNNNNNNNNNNNNNNNNNNNNNNNNNNNNNNNNNNNNNNNNNNNNNNNNNNNNNNNNNNNNNNNNNNNNNNNNNNNNNNNNNNNNNNNNNNNNNNNNNNNNNNNNNNNNNNNNNNNNNNNNNNNNNNNNNNNNNNNNNNNNNNNNNNNNNNNNNNNNNNNNNNNNNNNNNNNNNNNNNNNNNNNNNNNNNNNNNNNNNNNNNNNNNNNNNNNNNNNNNNNNNNNNNNNNNNNNNNNNNNNNNNNNNNNNNNNNNNNNNNNNNNNNNNNNNNNNNNNNNNNNNNNNNNNNNNNNNNNNNNNNNNNNNNNNNNNNNNNNNNNNNNNNNNNNNNNNNNNNNNNNNNNNNNNNNNNNNNNNNNNNNNNNNNNNNNNNNNNNNNNNNNNNNNNNNNNNNNNNNNNNNNNNNNNNNNNNNNNNNNNNNNNNNNNNNNNNNNNNNNNNNNNNNNNNNNNNNNNNNNNNNNNNNNNNNNNNNNNNNNNNNNNNNNNNNNNNNNNNNNNNNNNNNNNNNNNNNNNNNNNNNNNNNNNNNNNNNNNNNNNNNNNNNNNNNNNNNNNNNNNNNNNNNNNNNNNNNNNNNNNNNNNNNNNNNNNNNNNNNNNNNNNNNNNNNNNNNNNNNNNNNNNNNNNNNNNNNNNNNNNNNNNNNNNNNNNNNNNNNNNNNNNNNNNNNNNNNNNNNNNNNNNNNNNNNNNNNNNNNNNNNNNNNNNNNNNNNNNNNNNNNNNNNNNNNNNNNNNNNNNNNNNNNNNNNNNNNNNNNNNNNNNNNNNNNNNNNNNNNNNNNNNNNNNNNNNNNNNNNNNNNNNNNNNNNNNNNNNNNNNNNNNNNNNNNNNNNNNNNNNNNNNNNNNNNNNNNNNNNNNNNNNNNNNNNNNNNNNNNNNNNNNNNNNNNNNNNNNNNNNNNNNNNNNNNNNNNNNNNNNNNNNNNNNNNNNNNNNNNNNNNNNNNNNNNNNNNNNNNNNNNNNNNNNNNNNNNNNNNNNNNNNNNNNNNNNNNNNNNNNNNNNNNNNNNNNNNNNNNNNNNNNNNNNNNNNNNNNNNNNNNNNNNNNNNNNNNNNNNNNNNNNNNNNNNNNNNNNNNNNNNNNNNNNNNNNNNNNNNNNNNNNNNNNNNNNNNNNNNNNNNNNNNNNNNNNNNNNNNNNNNNNNNNNNNNNNNNNNNNNNNNNNNNNNNNNNNNNNNNNNNNNNNNNNNNNNNNNNNNNNNNNNNNNNNNNNNNNNNNNNNNNNNNNNNNNNNNNNNNNNNNNNNNNNNNNNNNNNNNNNNNNNNNNNNNNNNNNNNNNNNNNNNNNNNNNNNNNNNNNNNNNNNNNNNNNNNNNNNNNNNNNNNNNNNNNNNNNNNNNNNNNNNNNNNNNNNNNNNNNNNNNNNNNNNNNNNNNNNNNNNNNNNNNNNNNNNNNNNNNNNNNNNNNNNNNNNNNNNNNNNNNNNNNNNNNNNNNNNNNNNNNNNNNNNNNNNNNNNNNNNNNNNNNNNNNNNNNNNNNNNNNNNNNNNNNNNNNNNNNNNNNNNNNNNNNNNNNNNNNNNNNNNNNNNNNNNNNNNNNNNNNNNNNNNNNNNNNNNNNNNNNNNNNNNNNNNNNNNNNNNNNNNNNNNNNNNNNNNNNNNNNNNNNNNNNNNNNNNNNNNNNNNNNNNNNNNNNNNNNNNNNNNNNNNNNNNNNNNNNNNNNNNNNNNNNNNNNNNNNNNNNNNNNNNNNNNNNNNNNNNNNNNNNNNNNNNNNNNNNNNNNNNNNNNNNNNNNNNNNNNNNNNNNNNNNNNNNNNNNNNNNNNNNNNNNNNNNNNNNNNNNNNNNNNNNNNNNNNNNNNNNNNNNNNNNNNNNNNNNNNNNNNNNNNNNNNNNNNNNNNNNNNNNNNNNNNN from Arachis ipaensis cultivar K30076 chromosome B02, Araip1.1, whole genome shotgun sequence harbors:
- the LOC107625642 gene encoding vacuolar protein-sorting-associated protein 11 homolog — encoded protein: MYQWRKFEFFEEKYAAKCVVPDGEEDDDLATKKITCCSSGRGKVVTGFDDGNVCLFDRGLKFNYAFKPHASSVLFLQQLKQRNFLVTIGEDEQLSPQQSPLCLKVFDLDKMQPESSSMTSPDCVGILRIFTNQFPEAQITSFLVLEEVPPILLIAIGLDNGSIYCIKGDIARERISRFKLQVESYSDKTLSSINGLGFRVDGRSLQLFAVTPSSVSLFSLHDQPPRRQTLDQIGCDGHSVAMSDRSELMIGRPEAVYFYEVDGRGPCWAFEGEKKLLGWFRGYLLCVIADQRTRKHTFNIYDLKNRLIAHSASVKEVSHMLYEWGNIILIMSDKSALCIGEKDMESKLDMLFKKNLYTVAINLVQTQQADAAATAEVLRKYGDHLYSKQDYDEAMAQYIHTIGHLEPSYVIQKFLDAQRIYNLTNYLEKLHEKGLASKDHTTLLLNCYTKLKDVEKLNLFIKSDDSVGELKFDVETAIRVCRAANYHEHAMYVAKKAGRHEWYLKILLEDLDRYEEALEYISSLEASQAGMTIKEYGKILIEHKPVETIEILIRLCTEDGDKRGDSNGLYVSMLPSPVDFLSIFIHHPQSLMEFLEKYTNKVKDSPAQVEIHNTLLELYIANELNFPSMSQVNGGGDYLNGASAKAATLNAESNGTTAGKKGSKEEKDRLVRREKGLRLLKSAWPAEAEHPLYDVDLAIILCEMNAFKDGLLYLYEKMKLYKEVIACYMQAHDHEGLIACCKKLGDSVKGGDPTLWADLLKYFGELGEDCSKEVKEVLTYIERDDILPPIIVLQTLSRNPCLTLSVIKDYIARKLEQESKMIEEDRQAIEKYQEDTLAMRKEIQDLRTNARIFQLSKCTTCTFTLDLPAVHFMCMHSFHLRCLGDNEKECPECAPEYRSVLEMKRNLEQNSKDQDRFFHQIKNSKDGFSVIAEYFGKGIISKTSNGSTSDLRAAASSSNSGF